The Corynebacterium felinum DNA segment CCTTCGCGGAGTGACGCTCCACAATTTCTGGGTTGGTGCAGCGCAGCCACTGACCGGACACTGGGAAACCACCGAAACCACGAATCTCAGGAATGCCCGCTTTCTGCAGCAGTGGCAAAGCCATGCCACCTGCACCGACGAAGACGAAGTTTGCGCGGAAGACGGAGACATCCCCGGTGTGGCGATTCTTCACGGTCAGCTTCCACTTCTTGCCGTCGCGACGAATCTTCACCACTTCTTGGCCGTAACGAATCTCAGTGCCCTCAGTCTGCGCGTCAGCGAGGAACTGCTTAGTTAGTGCACCGTAGTTAATGTCAGTACCGCTGTCGATCCACGAAATGGCAACCTTGTCTGTTGCCGCACGACCCTCGCCCATCAGTGGAAGCATTTCATCAAAGCGGGCGCGATCCTCCGTGAATTCCATCCCGGGGAACAGTGGGTGGTTCGACAGTGCGTTAAAGCGCTTGCGCAGGTACTCAACCTGATCTTCACCCTGACCGAAGGAGACGTGAGGAACTGGGTTAATGAACTCGCGTGGGTCCGACAAAACCCCCTGCTTTACCTGATATGCCCAGAACTGACGGGATATCTGGAACTTCTCATTAACATCGATGGCCTTGCTAATTTCAATGCGTCCATTGACTTCAGGCGTGTAGTTGAGCTCACACAGTGCCGAGTGGCCAGTACCTGCATTGTTCCACGGGGAGGAGGATTCCTCTGCTGGTGCGTCGAGGCGCTCGAACACCACCTGTGACCAATTTGGCTCTAGGGTTCGTAGCATTGCACCCAAGGTTGCGCTCATCACACCCGCACCGATGAGGGCTACATCTACCTCATCAGAAACGATTTTCGCGTTGGTCGTGGAATCTGACATTTCAAACTTCCCTTAAATTATTTTCCCGCTTTGTTTCCCTCCACACCGGCACGGAAATTGCCGCGTGCGAGGCTTCAGAAAGTTCCACGTTCTCGCCCAAAACTCAAAGCCCCAAACGACATCCGCACAATTCACGTGTGAGGGGGTACCGATTAAAGCCAAGTAGCTTTGAGTGGAAAGGCAACTTTAAAAAGGCGTGAACAAATCACACCGTTAGCGTTAGAGTGTACGCCTGTTTCAATCGGGGGTACTAAAATCGGCGAACTTCTTTGTCATTAATTCCACCACTGTGACAAACCTGCTGGTCAACTACCCCAGCCCATTACCCCCAAATGGCTGAAATGCTGTACACACCCCTGCATAGTCATCCCCAATCAACTACACCCGTGATCCTCATAACCCTGACAGTTTCAACGCCGAGAATGCAATTTTTCACCACCATCGCACCCCCACCATCGCACCCCGAACGCCGCATTCAGGCACCATTAGCCCACCAACCCCAGCAGAGCTCACATGTGCATGCACGAACTATCCCCACAGCACCACATAAGCAAGATCCCCACCTCACCACATATGCAAGATCCCCACACCACCACAAAAACGAGAAGCTTTTTACCTCCATAAGAAAAACCACCGCTAATTCATAGACAACACACAAGGATTCCAGCAGAAGTTGGCACGGCTTTATCCGTCTTGAGTTTCACCACAAAACTATATCTGACGTGGTTATATAAGGACTTACTTGGTTTTCCTATACTGTCGGATTCACAGCTACACTTGTGATTCATGAATCACAATAATCAGCACTCCCCTCTTCACTTGTCCGAAGCCGACTGGCAGCCAGACATGCTGGGCGAAGATTTTGAAATGCTCTCACTCGATCTTGGGCCCGACCCTGATGGGGAAACTGATATTCGCACAACCATCGTTCGGCACCTGCCAAGCAGTAAAGATGGCTCAAGGCCAGCCATTATTTATGTCCACGGCATGACGGACTACTTTTTCCACCGCCACGTTGCCGAATACTTCGCCGATCACGGCTACACCGTCTACGGAGTAGATCTTCGCAAGTGCGGGCGATCCCGCACCGAAGGCCAAACATGGCACTTTATTTCCGATATCGACCTGTACAACCGCGACCTCGATCGCATCGCCCAACTCATTGCCACCCAGCACGATTCACTGATCTTCATGGGTCATTCCACCGGTGGCCTGATCGCGGTGGAATGGATGGACTATATTCGTCGCACTAATCCCTCCCTGCACCGCAAATTCCACGCTGTGGTACTGAATTCCCCGTGGTTCGATATAATGGCACCGGCATTGGTGGTCAAAGCAATGACACCCATCGTGAATCTTGTGGGCAAGAAACGCCCGAAGACGGTAATGCGTGCCGGCAATTTGGGTACCTACGGCACCACGTTACATGTGTCCCATCACGGGGAATGGGATTTCGACCTTGAAATGAAACCCCTGGGTGGCTGCGAGAAGCACTACGGTTGGATGCGTGCTGTAGTCAAGTGCCAGAAGCGTTTACACCGCCACGAGTTTGACTGTGGTGTTCCGGTGCTCACCTTGTGCTCTGACAAGTCGCGGCTCGCCAAGCCCTATAGCCCAGAATCGCATGTGTCAGACACTGTGTTGGATGTGCACCAGATTAAGAAGTGGGCTCCTTTTACCGCCCAAGATGTCACAATCATTCAAATTCCTGACGGCATGCACGACCTCTTCTTATCTACCGAACCCGTGCGTAATCATGCGCTAGATGTTGCAGCGCATTGGCTTAACACCAAGTGTTCATAACACCAGTTGGGGCATACAAGTACATGTGCGGTTGCTTTCTTAGGCATGCTTTCCATTACACTTTTTTCGACCCCTCCGCACCACCGCTGTGTGCCCCACAGGCACCACTGTGGGGCATGCGGGACTTCATGAATATTCGCATTTATAAGGTATAGAAAGAATCTCTCCTGATTATGACTGTTTCGGCACATTACGATCTCATTATCATCGGCACGGGTTCAGGCAACTCGATTCCTGGGCCTGAATTTGATGACAAGAAGATTGCCATCATTGAAAAGGGCACCTTCGGTGGCACCTGCTTAAATGTCGGTTGCATCCCGACTAAGATGTTTGTGTACGCATCGGAGATTGCTCACGTTGTGCGCACCTCTGAAAAGTACGGGATCACGTCCAAATTCCTTGGCGTTGATTGGCCCTCAATTGTTAGCCGCGTATTTGATGCGCGCATCGACCCCATTGCGCGTGGCGGTGAGGCTTATCGCCGTGGCGATGAAACACCAAATATTGATGTGTACGACGGCCACGCTAGCTTCGTTGCACCTAAAACTATCAAAACTGCTCAAGGCGAGCAGGAAAAAATTATTACGGGTGATCAGATTATTATCGCCGCTGGTGCGCGCCCGCAAATCCCCAGCCAGGTCCTTGAGTCCGGGGTGAAGTACTACACCAACGAAAATATTATGCGCCTCGAGCAACTACCAGAGTCCATGGTTGTGCTCGGTGGTGGTTTTATCGCGCTTGAGTTCGCCCACGTATTTTCTTCCCTCGGCGTGAAGGTGACCTTGATCAATCGTTCCCCGCGCCTGCTGCGCACCTTGGATGCGGATATTTCGCAGCGCATTACTGAGCTGACAGCACAGGCAATGGATACCCGGTTGGGCGTGAACATCACCACGTTGGAGCAAACCGACGCCGGTGTGTCGATCACCCTCGATAATGGTGAGACTGCCTCTGGCGAGGTCTTGTTGGTTGCTACCGGCCGTATACCAAACGGGGATCAGCTGAATCTTGAAGCTGCGGGTATCGCCATGGATGGTGCGCGGGTGAAAGTCGACGAGTTTGGTCGCACGACCGCTGAAGGCGTGTGGGCGTGTGGTGATGTATCTTCCCCCTACCAGTTAAAGCATGTTGCTAATGCTGAGGCGCGCGCGGTGCGTCACAATCTGCTTCACCCTGATGATTTAGTTGCCATGCCTCATGAGCATGTGCCAGCAGCTGTGTTTACACAGCCACAGATTGCGACAGTGGGTCTGACTCAACAGCAGGCTGAGGAGCAAGGTTTTGATATCACTGTCAAGATTCAACACTATGGTGATGTTGCTTATGGTTGGGCGATGGAAGATACCGAGCATTTTGTGAAGTTGATTGCAGATCGTGGAACCGGCACGTTGTTGGGCGCGCATTTTATTGGCCCACAGGCTGCAACACTGATCCAGCAGCTAATCACGGTGATGGCGTTTGATTTGGACGTGCGCACGTTGGCGCGTGGCCAGTATTGGATTCACCCTGCTCTCACTGAGTTGACGGAAAACGCTTTGCTCGGTTTGGAGTTTTAGCCAACCTCAAGCTGAAGTTCAGTTCAACCGTTTCTTTTCCAGGGTTTAGCCTGTTCACAGCTTTTTCTTTCTGGGCGGTGTCGGTGCTTGTGCGCCTGCGCCGCCCACTTTTATGGTTGGTGCGTGTTGGGCACAAACTGCGCTGTGTTGGTGGCGTAGATTTAATGGGGCACTTGCGATTGTTACCTCCTGCCGTTGCGTCTTGAAAAAGGTGTTGTCCTCACAGCGCTGTGGGCTTGGGGGGGTACTGTGGGTGTTTTTGCGTTTATTGTTGTGCCTTGTCCCTTGCCGTCTTTTACTTTGTGCAAAGTTCACCACTGTCTTTTATGTGTGCTCATCCTGATCCTGTTCAAAATTCTGGTTCCGCTTCCTCGCGGTGTGTTGCGCGTTCGGCCACTGTGAGTTTGGCTTCGGCTGTGGCTATTTATCTTGCTGTTTTTGCCAACTATTTGTTGGTATCGAGCCGAGCTTCGGCGTTGTTGTTGGCGCTGGGTGTGGCCTTGGGCGCTGCGACGTCGGTTGCTATGCTGCGTCACCCGTCGGATCAGAAATGGGCGCGGTGGATTAGCGTGTGCGGGGGTTTTGTCATTTTGCTGGTGGGTATAGTTCTTGCTTCAGCAAAGTTGAGTAATGCCACAGTGTTGAATGCATTAAGTATTGGGGCGGTATCCACTGCGATGCCGGTGGCGGCTGCCGCAGCTTTACTGGGCGGTTTGGCCCAGTTGCCAATTCGTTTCTTGCCTTGGGTAACGGCATTGGTGGGAGGAGCGTTGCTGGCTACGTGGGCAACATTGAATGACAGTTTGGTGCATGCAACAGTGATGAGCCTAGTAGGCGCGGTTCCGGTATCGCTTGCCGCTGCGGTGGCGTGCGTGTTCATCATGCGGGCGCAGGACAAGACAGTTGCTCATGTCTTTGCTGCTGGTTCATCTGGGGTGTTGTCTGTGGTGATGGCGGGTTTGGCCGCTACAGCTTTAACGGTGCTGCCACCGCTTCCTCATGCCTTGTTGTGGGGTGTGATGAGCGCAGCTGTCCTCGGCGTGGGGGCGGGGCTATTCTATCGGCCAACACACCCCACAGAAACCCCAGGGCTCTAGCATTTTCAGCATTCATGCTGAGTATCCTCAGCACTCATGCTTAGTTTCGTTAGCACTTATGACTAGTGTTTACACAGCTGATGGTTTTTACTCTGTGCTCGTGGTTGTGTAACCGACCTCGGCTAATAACTGGTCAAGATCCCATTCTTTTTCGATTACGTCGGCGATTAAGTCGAGTTGACGAAGCCTCTCCCCACTGAAACTGGTATTCGGGCTGCACACAAACCCTGTTTTTCCACTTAATTTCGCGATGTGTGACAGGAAGTCGCGGCGAAATTCATCATTTTCCAACTGTCCGTGGCGGTGAGTTCCAAACAGTGCGTTTGTGGTGCAGCCTTCCGCACCTATCCACGGTTGTTCGGCGTTTCGTGTGACTTGCCCGTGATGGACTTCGTAGGCCCCACCTGGGTGGCGGATGAGCGTTTTGGTGGGGCGGAAGGTGATGTCGGCGTCGAAAAGCTCCAGCCCACGCACAGGGTGAGTGCTGCCGGACTCCACTGGGTCGGTAATTGTTGTGCACATCATCTGAAAGCCGCCGCAAATGCCCAGGATCGGACGGTGTGTGGCGGCACGGTGAATCAGCGCCTCGGCAATGCCGGTGCTACGCAGCCATGCAAGGTCGCTGATGGTGGTTTTCGAGCCGGGGATGACAACAAGATCAGCTTCGGCAATATAGTCAGGGTCGACACTCCAGCTCACCGTCACCCCAGGTTCACAGGCGAGCGCTTCCACATCGGTGGCGTTGGATACCCGCGGCAGCCTGATGGCGGCAACCCGGATGCGTTGGCTGCCCAGCGCCGGTGTTGAGGGGCCGATGCTGCTGCCAATGGTGGATTGGAGGGAATCTTCAGCATCCACCCACAGCCCGTTAATGAAGGGCAGCACTGCTAAGGTGGGTACGCCGGTGCGCTGAAAAAGTTCGTCAAGGCCTGGGGTGAGAATGCGTGTGTCGCCACGGAATTTGTTCACGATAAAGCCGCGGATGCGGGCTTGATCCTGCGGATCGAGGATGTGGTAAGTGCCGAAGAAGTGAGCGAGCACTCCCCCACGATCGATATCCCCGACGAGGTAGACGGGAAGGTCTGCTGCTTCCGCTAGTCCCATGTTTGCAACATCGGTGGCGCGGAGGTTGATTTCCGCGGGTGAGCCTGCGCCCTCGCAGATAACAAGATCGTAGTCTTTTTCCAGCTCTGCTAGGGCTTGGGCTGCGACCTGTCGCAATTCGGTGCGGTGATGGATGTAGCTGCGTGCACTCACATCCCCAGTAGCTTTGCCATGAACAACGAGCTGGGAGCGCCGGTCTGAGCCGGGTTTGAGCAGGATGGGGTTGAAACGGGTGTCCGGTTCCAGCCCGCAGGCATAGGCTTGGAGTGCTTGGGCGCGGCCGATCTCACCACCATCGGCGGTGACGGCGGAGTTGTTGGACATATTTTGTGCTTTAAAGGGGGCAACGGCTATTCCGCGACGTGCGAAGGCGCGACAGAGTCCAGCCACAACAACGGACTTGCCGGCATCGGATGTACATCCAGCAACAAGAAATGCGACCATTATTCAGCTTTCTCTTTATACTTTGTCGATCAACCACACCTCTGCACCCCCAAGCGCGCTGAGGTTGCACTTCCCCGCTCCTAATGCCCCAAGCAGCACATTCCCGATACTCACTGCCCGCTGCGCCCGAGTATCCGCGCATCTGAGCGCCCTCAACCAACACGCCCGTCAACCCCCCAACCCTGGCGCACAACACGCGGTCGTGAGCGTGAAAAGGCCGTGGTTATGTGGGGGTGGTGATTGCGCGGTGCTGCGGAAGGCGGTTTAGTCCTCGTCGGGCAGGGTGAGGATTTCGTTGCCGCTGTCGGTGATCACGAGGGTGTGCTCAAACTGGGCGGTGAACTTTCGGTCTTTGTTCTGGACGGTCCAGCCGTCTTCCCAAATGGTGTAATCCAGCGATCCGAGGTTGATCATTGGCTCAATGGTTAAGGTCATTCCGGGTTCGAGGATGTCGGTGTACATGTCGGAATCGTAGTGCAGCACGACAAGTCCGTTGTGGAAGGTGGGGCCCACACCATGCCCGGTGAAGTCGCGCACAACGTTGTAGCCGAAGCGCTTGGCGTAGGATTCGATGACGCGGCCGATCACGTTGATTTGGCGGCCAGGTTTTGCTGCGCGGATGGCGCGCATGGTGGCTTCTTTGGTGCGTTCAACGAGGAGGCGGTGTTCTTCGCTGACGTTTCCGGCGAGGAAGGTTGCGTTGGTGTCGCCGTGTACTCCGTTTTTGTAGGCGGTGACGTCGATATTGACGATGTCGCCGTCTTCGATCACGGTGCTATCGGGGATGCCGTGGCAGATGATTTCGTTGAGCGACACACAGCAGGATTTCGGGAAACCTAGGTAGCCTAAGGTGGAGGGGTAGGCTCCGTGGTCGAGCATGTATTCGTGGGCAATGCGGTCGATTTCGTCTGTGGTGACCCCAGGTTGTACTGCTTTGCCTGCTTCTTTGAGTGCATTGGCGGCAATTTTGCCGGCTTCGCGCATGGCTTCGATGGTTTCGGGGGTTTGGATGAAGGGTTCGCCGTAGTTTTCGTGTACTTTTTTCTTCCACACATATTCGGGGCGTTCGATGTGTGGGGGGACTTCGCGGATGGGGGTTGGGGTTCCTGGAACCAGTGGGGTGCGTACAGACATGTTTTCTATCGTAGCGCGTCGGTGCAGCTACTTAAGAAGTGCACTCCTTTTGCTTGTCGACGCCCCCATCTACTCCCCTGTTACCAACTGCGTTGCTGCTGCTACACGATGTTTGCGAGTGCGCATAATCCCCAGAATCCGGCTGCCCCAGTAAGGAAGGGGGTAATGAGCAAAACACCGCATTGGCCGTTGGTGAGCTCTCCGGTTTTCCGTTTGAAGTAGTAGCTGAGCCAGAAGGTGGAGTTAAAGGCGATCAGGACGGTAATGGGGACGACTTGGCTGACAGCTTTATCCCCATTGCCCACGAGCATGTAGTAGATGTAGCCGAGTATGAATGGCACCGCACCAAATTCAATTCCTGTGAATTTACCCCACAGCGGGTAGCTGAGTTCAGTGCCTGTGTCGAACCTGCGTGTAGTTTTTGTTTCTATTGTTTGGCTTGTTCGTGGATTAGTTGTGCGCATCGTTGCCTCCTTTTCCCGTGCCCATCGCTGCACATCGCCTCCCATCACGGCGTAGCACTGCGCATGCCTACACACTTTATCTGTGTTTGTATATAAACATTT contains these protein-coding regions:
- the mqo gene encoding malate dehydrogenase (quinone), translating into MSDSTTNAKIVSDEVDVALIGAGVMSATLGAMLRTLEPNWSQVVFERLDAPAEESSSPWNNAGTGHSALCELNYTPEVNGRIEISKAIDVNEKFQISRQFWAYQVKQGVLSDPREFINPVPHVSFGQGEDQVEYLRKRFNALSNHPLFPGMEFTEDRARFDEMLPLMGEGRAATDKVAISWIDSGTDINYGALTKQFLADAQTEGTEIRYGQEVVKIRRDGKKWKLTVKNRHTGDVSVFRANFVFVGAGGMALPLLQKAGIPEIRGFGGFPVSGQWLRCTNPEIVERHSAKVYGKASVGAPPMSVPHLDTRIIDGEKGLLFGPYAGWTPKFLKQGSWFDLLKSVKVTNVASLLSVGVKELGLTKYLVTELLKDQNAKMESLREYMPNAKDEDWELVTAGQRVQVIRPVVGPSFGSLEFGTTLISHNDGSIAGLLGASPGASIAPAAMIEVLERCFGDHMVEWGDKIKEMMPSYGVKLATDKKLFTEMWDYTQDVLKLN
- a CDS encoding alpha/beta hydrolase, which codes for MNHNNQHSPLHLSEADWQPDMLGEDFEMLSLDLGPDPDGETDIRTTIVRHLPSSKDGSRPAIIYVHGMTDYFFHRHVAEYFADHGYTVYGVDLRKCGRSRTEGQTWHFISDIDLYNRDLDRIAQLIATQHDSLIFMGHSTGGLIAVEWMDYIRRTNPSLHRKFHAVVLNSPWFDIMAPALVVKAMTPIVNLVGKKRPKTVMRAGNLGTYGTTLHVSHHGEWDFDLEMKPLGGCEKHYGWMRAVVKCQKRLHRHEFDCGVPVLTLCSDKSRLAKPYSPESHVSDTVLDVHQIKKWAPFTAQDVTIIQIPDGMHDLFLSTEPVRNHALDVAAHWLNTKCS
- the mtr gene encoding mycothione reductase; protein product: MTVSAHYDLIIIGTGSGNSIPGPEFDDKKIAIIEKGTFGGTCLNVGCIPTKMFVYASEIAHVVRTSEKYGITSKFLGVDWPSIVSRVFDARIDPIARGGEAYRRGDETPNIDVYDGHASFVAPKTIKTAQGEQEKIITGDQIIIAAGARPQIPSQVLESGVKYYTNENIMRLEQLPESMVVLGGGFIALEFAHVFSSLGVKVTLINRSPRLLRTLDADISQRITELTAQAMDTRLGVNITTLEQTDAGVSITLDNGETASGEVLLVATGRIPNGDQLNLEAAGIAMDGARVKVDEFGRTTAEGVWACGDVSSPYQLKHVANAEARAVRHNLLHPDDLVAMPHEHVPAAVFTQPQIATVGLTQQQAEEQGFDITVKIQHYGDVAYGWAMEDTEHFVKLIADRGTGTLLGAHFIGPQAATLIQQLITVMAFDLDVRTLARGQYWIHPALTELTENALLGLEF
- a CDS encoding cobyric acid synthase, whose amino-acid sequence is MVAFLVAGCTSDAGKSVVVAGLCRAFARRGIAVAPFKAQNMSNNSAVTADGGEIGRAQALQAYACGLEPDTRFNPILLKPGSDRRSQLVVHGKATGDVSARSYIHHRTELRQVAAQALAELEKDYDLVICEGAGSPAEINLRATDVANMGLAEAADLPVYLVGDIDRGGVLAHFFGTYHILDPQDQARIRGFIVNKFRGDTRILTPGLDELFQRTGVPTLAVLPFINGLWVDAEDSLQSTIGSSIGPSTPALGSQRIRVAAIRLPRVSNATDVEALACEPGVTVSWSVDPDYIAEADLVVIPGSKTTISDLAWLRSTGIAEALIHRAATHRPILGICGGFQMMCTTITDPVESGSTHPVRGLELFDADITFRPTKTLIRHPGGAYEVHHGQVTRNAEQPWIGAEGCTTNALFGTHRHGQLENDEFRRDFLSHIAKLSGKTGFVCSPNTSFSGERLRQLDLIADVIEKEWDLDQLLAEVGYTTTSTE
- the map gene encoding type I methionyl aminopeptidase — its product is MSVRTPLVPGTPTPIREVPPHIERPEYVWKKKVHENYGEPFIQTPETIEAMREAGKIAANALKEAGKAVQPGVTTDEIDRIAHEYMLDHGAYPSTLGYLGFPKSCCVSLNEIICHGIPDSTVIEDGDIVNIDVTAYKNGVHGDTNATFLAGNVSEEHRLLVERTKEATMRAIRAAKPGRQINVIGRVIESYAKRFGYNVVRDFTGHGVGPTFHNGLVVLHYDSDMYTDILEPGMTLTIEPMINLGSLDYTIWEDGWTVQNKDRKFTAQFEHTLVITDSGNEILTLPDED